The Brassica oleracea var. oleracea cultivar TO1000 chromosome C6, BOL, whole genome shotgun sequence genome includes a region encoding these proteins:
- the LOC106296898 gene encoding nuclear transcription factor Y subunit C-2 — protein sequence MEHSEEGQTQQGVMDYVPPRAYQSGGPSSMAFHHHHQQLQLLWATQMQEIGQTTDFKNHTVPLAQIKKIMKADEDVCMISAEAPVIFAKACEMFILELALRSWTHTEENKRRTLQKNDIATAISRTDVFGFLVDIIPKDDLKEEGLGVTKLTMPTVVDSPPYYYLQQQQGVIPWAQGNLQ from the coding sequence ATGGAGCATTCAGAAGAGGGCCAGACGCAACAGGGGGTCATGGATTATGTTCCTCCTCGTGCTTATCAGAGTGGAGGTCCCTCTTCTATGGCGTTCCACCACCATCACCAGCAGCTCCAACTTTTATGGGCTACCCAAATGCAAGAGATCGGGCAGACCACAGACTTCAAGAACCACACCGTTCCGCTGGCTCAAATTAAGAAGATCATGAAAGCCGATGAAGATGTGTGCATGATCTCAGCGGAGGCCCCAGTGATCTTTGCCAAGGCATGTGAGATGTTCATACTGGAGCTGGCACTGCGTTCTTGGACCCACACGGAGGAGAACAAGAGGAGGACCTTGCAGAAGAACGACATAGCCACTGCCATATCAAGGACTGACGTCTTTGGTTTCTTGGTGGACATTATCCCCAAGGACGACCTGAAAGAAGAAGGGTTAGGGGTAACCAAACTGACCATGCCAACGGTGGTCGATTCTCCCCCATACTATTACTTGCAGCAGCAGCAAGGGGTGATTCCCTGGGCACAGGGAAATCTACAGTAA